In the genome of Mycobacterium kansasii ATCC 12478, one region contains:
- a CDS encoding DUF1876 domain-containing protein yields MTDNANNANNAKSCHVDVLIEERDERTRAKARLVWGDHTLVGVGLARLDPADEPVAEIGDELAIARALTDLANQLFAVTSADIQASTHQPVTGLHH; encoded by the coding sequence ATGACCGACAACGCCAACAACGCCAACAACGCCAAGTCCTGCCATGTCGACGTGCTGATCGAGGAACGCGACGAACGAACCCGGGCCAAGGCGCGACTGGTCTGGGGAGATCACACGCTGGTCGGTGTCGGCTTGGCCCGGCTCGACCCGGCCGACGAGCCGGTGGCCGAGATCGGCGACGAACTCGCGATCGCGCGGGCCTTGACGGATCTGGCGAATCAGCTGTTCGCGGTGACGTCGGCCGACATCCAGGCCAGCACGCACCAGCCGGTCACGGGCCTGCACCACTGA
- a CDS encoding flavin-containing monooxygenase, which produces MADEHISNVDVVVVGAGFAGLYAAYRLRLAGQSMRIFEAGDDLGGTWYWNRYPGARVDIPSVDYMFSFDADWSKDWQWSEKYATQPEILRYLNHVADKHDLRRDMQFGTRVTQAHWDDTLSGYRVRTDRGDEIGCHYLVMATGCLSVPKDLDIPGVENFTGELYFTSSWPHEPVDFTGKRVGVVGTGSSGIQSIPLIAAQAAQLVVFQRTPCFSIPAHNGPIAPDKLAQLVDDSAYRQAAKYSFGGVPLERTSTPAFSVSADERRQRYERAWQRGELLEVLNLYTDVMSNTLANNDFAEFIRGKIRSIVRDPQTAEALCPTTYPVGAKRLCLDTNYYATFNLPHVRLVNLQDQPLVSVTETGIATAGESFEFDTIVFATGFDAITGAVAAVDIVGRDGLALKDKWRHGPSTYLGLMTEGFPNLFLIAGPHSPSVLSNMAVSIEQHLDFVADALTYLRAHGFDQIEPTKLAEAGWMRHVDDAASITLFPQANSWYVGANIPGKPRTFMAYAAGVDFYRMACDEVAAREYLGFALSGPGGAHCNDGVIRRLQPDVQMVLEQMALLDLPPMESLPPEQARALMNEMNVARPWGPDVGEIVDGSLPGAAGDLAYRLYRPASPGPNLLHPLVVYFHGGGWVLGDQTSDDPLCRDLCVRSDTLIVSVNYRHAPEHRFPAALDDGWAAVRWVAEHAEELGGIPGRLAVCGWSAGAGIAAVICQLARDTGWPAIVGQALITPVVDTDQARRSYFDNADGYGLTAPLMRWFFDHYADPEVRDDPRIAPLRAPDLSGLPPAIVVSAEFDPLRDEGDAYAEALAAAEVPVRHVRARGHTHLSLSMVDVVVSGAPIRAQIADALRGFFATDAATTVKPAGRFN; this is translated from the coding sequence ATGGCTGATGAGCACATCTCCAACGTGGATGTTGTTGTGGTGGGCGCCGGCTTCGCCGGTCTGTACGCCGCGTACCGTCTTCGGCTCGCGGGTCAATCGATGCGCATATTCGAGGCGGGCGACGACCTCGGCGGCACCTGGTACTGGAACCGCTATCCCGGCGCGCGGGTCGACATCCCCAGTGTCGACTACATGTTCAGCTTCGACGCGGACTGGTCGAAAGACTGGCAGTGGTCGGAGAAGTACGCCACCCAGCCCGAGATCCTGCGCTATCTGAACCACGTCGCCGACAAGCACGACCTTCGTCGCGACATGCAGTTCGGTACCCGGGTCACGCAGGCGCATTGGGACGACACGTTGTCCGGCTACCGCGTGCGCACCGATCGCGGCGACGAGATCGGCTGCCACTACCTCGTGATGGCGACGGGCTGTTTGTCGGTACCCAAGGATCTCGACATCCCCGGCGTCGAAAACTTCACCGGAGAGCTGTATTTCACCAGTAGCTGGCCGCATGAGCCCGTCGACTTCACCGGCAAGCGCGTCGGTGTCGTCGGCACCGGGTCATCGGGAATCCAATCGATCCCGTTGATCGCGGCGCAGGCAGCGCAGCTGGTGGTCTTCCAGCGCACGCCCTGCTTTTCGATCCCCGCGCACAATGGCCCGATCGCCCCGGACAAGCTCGCCCAGCTGGTCGACGATTCGGCCTACCGGCAGGCGGCGAAATACTCCTTCGGAGGAGTGCCGTTGGAGCGCACCAGCACCCCGGCGTTCTCGGTGTCCGCCGACGAACGCCGGCAGCGCTACGAACGCGCCTGGCAGCGCGGCGAACTGTTGGAAGTACTGAATCTCTATACCGATGTCATGAGTAATACGTTGGCCAACAACGACTTTGCCGAGTTCATCCGCGGCAAGATTCGCAGTATCGTTCGTGACCCCCAGACGGCCGAGGCGCTGTGTCCCACGACCTATCCCGTCGGCGCGAAACGGCTCTGCCTGGACACCAACTACTACGCGACGTTCAACCTGCCCCACGTGCGGCTGGTGAATCTGCAAGACCAGCCGTTGGTAAGCGTCACCGAGACCGGAATCGCCACGGCCGGTGAATCTTTCGAGTTCGACACGATCGTGTTCGCCACCGGCTTCGACGCAATTACGGGCGCGGTGGCGGCGGTCGACATCGTCGGCCGGGACGGACTCGCGCTGAAGGACAAATGGCGGCACGGTCCGTCCACCTACCTCGGCCTGATGACCGAGGGGTTCCCCAACCTCTTTCTCATCGCGGGCCCACACAGCCCCTCGGTGCTCTCGAACATGGCCGTGTCGATCGAGCAACACCTCGATTTCGTTGCCGACGCTTTGACGTATCTGCGCGCCCACGGCTTCGACCAGATCGAACCCACCAAGCTCGCCGAAGCCGGCTGGATGCGGCACGTCGATGATGCGGCATCGATAACCCTTTTCCCACAAGCTAATTCGTGGTATGTCGGCGCCAACATACCGGGCAAGCCGCGCACCTTCATGGCCTACGCCGCCGGCGTCGACTTCTACCGGATGGCGTGCGACGAGGTGGCGGCCCGCGAATACCTGGGGTTCGCGTTGTCCGGGCCTGGCGGTGCGCACTGCAACGACGGGGTGATTCGCCGCCTGCAACCCGACGTGCAGATGGTCCTCGAGCAGATGGCGCTGCTTGACCTGCCACCCATGGAGTCATTGCCGCCCGAACAGGCGCGCGCGCTGATGAACGAAATGAACGTGGCACGTCCATGGGGCCCAGACGTGGGCGAAATCGTGGACGGATCCTTGCCCGGTGCTGCCGGCGACTTGGCCTACCGCCTGTATCGGCCGGCGAGTCCGGGGCCAAACCTCCTACATCCCTTAGTCGTCTATTTCCACGGCGGCGGTTGGGTTCTCGGCGACCAGACTTCCGATGATCCGTTGTGCCGAGATCTCTGCGTGCGCAGCGACACGCTCATCGTGTCGGTGAACTACCGGCACGCGCCCGAGCACCGCTTCCCCGCCGCGCTGGACGACGGCTGGGCGGCCGTGCGGTGGGTTGCCGAGCATGCCGAAGAGCTCGGTGGCATTCCGGGACGACTCGCGGTGTGCGGGTGGAGTGCCGGTGCCGGCATCGCCGCCGTGATCTGCCAATTGGCCAGGGACACCGGCTGGCCGGCGATTGTCGGCCAGGCGTTGATCACGCCTGTCGTTGATACCGATCAGGCCCGACGCTCGTATTTCGACAATGCCGATGGCTACGGGCTTACTGCCCCGTTGATGCGTTGGTTCTTCGACCACTATGCCGATCCGGAAGTGCGGGATGACCCGAGGATCGCCCCGCTGCGTGCGCCGGATCTGTCGGGTCTGCCCCCCGCGATCGTCGTCTCAGCAGAGTTCGACCCGCTGCGCGATGAAGGCGACGCGTACGCCGAAGCGCTTGCGGCAGCAGAGGTTCCCGTCCGGCATGTGCGGGCTCGAGGACACACGCACCTGTCGTTGTCCATGGTGGACGTGGTCGTCTCCGGAGCCCCGATTCGTGCCCAGATCGCCGACGCGTTACGGGGGTTCTTCGCGACCGACGCCGCGACGACAGTCAAGCCTGCCGGGCGGTTTAACTGA
- a CDS encoding phosphoribosyltransferase — protein MRQFTDRVDAGRQLSRRLEFLRGHHVVVLGLPRGGVPVAFEVARALHAPLDVLLVRKLGVPAHSELAFGAIGEGDVRVINEDVVREAHLTDRDIAAVETTQRAELQRRAERFRGDHVPVALDGRIAVIVDDGVATGATAQAACQVARAQRASRVILAVPIGATDIAQRFAGYADEVVCLETPVPYFAVGQGYRNFTQTSDDEVVALLRRARTEFGAVSEAGDPPPRDEEVRVTAGPVSVAGQLTIPEHPGGVVVFAHGSGSSRHSPRNRYVAEVLNRAGLATLLLDLLTPDEERNRANVFDIGLLARRLVDVTGWLAGQPDTASLPVGFFGASTGAGAALVAAAHPGVKVAAVVSRGGRPDLAGDALRDVHTPTLLIVGGRDELVLELNRQAQAAIPAVCELAVVPGATHLFEEPGTLERAATLARDWFLEHLVNRP, from the coding sequence ATGAGGCAGTTCACGGATCGCGTCGACGCCGGCCGGCAATTGTCGCGCCGTCTGGAATTCTTACGGGGCCACCACGTGGTGGTGCTGGGTCTGCCGCGAGGCGGTGTCCCGGTGGCTTTCGAAGTCGCCCGGGCGCTGCACGCTCCCCTCGACGTGCTTTTGGTGCGCAAGCTCGGCGTGCCGGCGCACTCCGAGCTCGCGTTCGGCGCTATCGGGGAAGGCGATGTGCGGGTCATCAACGAAGACGTGGTGCGCGAGGCGCACCTCACCGACCGGGACATAGCCGCCGTGGAGACCACCCAGCGGGCCGAACTGCAGCGCCGAGCGGAACGCTTCCGCGGCGACCACGTCCCGGTTGCGCTCGACGGGCGCATCGCGGTGATCGTCGACGACGGTGTCGCGACCGGAGCCACCGCGCAGGCCGCCTGCCAGGTAGCACGTGCGCAGAGGGCGAGCCGAGTGATCCTGGCCGTTCCCATCGGAGCGACGGACATCGCCCAACGGTTCGCCGGGTACGCCGACGAGGTGGTGTGCCTGGAAACACCGGTGCCTTACTTCGCGGTCGGCCAGGGATACCGCAACTTCACCCAGACCTCCGACGACGAGGTGGTGGCGCTGTTGCGTCGCGCCCGCACCGAATTCGGCGCCGTCAGCGAAGCCGGTGACCCGCCACCGCGCGACGAGGAGGTCCGGGTGACTGCCGGACCGGTGTCGGTGGCCGGGCAGCTGACCATTCCCGAACACCCCGGCGGCGTCGTCGTTTTCGCTCACGGCAGCGGAAGCAGCCGACATAGCCCGCGCAATCGATACGTCGCCGAGGTCCTCAACCGGGCCGGGCTGGCCACCCTGCTGCTCGACCTACTGACACCCGACGAAGAACGCAACCGCGCCAACGTTTTTGACATCGGCTTGCTCGCCCGGCGACTCGTCGACGTCACCGGCTGGCTGGCCGGCCAGCCCGACACCGCTTCACTGCCGGTCGGTTTTTTCGGGGCCAGCACCGGGGCCGGCGCGGCTCTGGTCGCGGCCGCACATCCGGGGGTCAAGGTCGCGGCGGTGGTGTCCCGTGGCGGACGGCCCGATCTAGCGGGCGATGCGCTTCGCGACGTACACACGCCCACCCTGTTGATTGTGGGTGGCCGCGACGAATTGGTCCTCGAACTGAATCGGCAGGCACAGGCGGCGATCCCGGCCGTGTGCGAACTGGCGGTGGTTCCCGGCGCCACTCACCTCTTCGAAGAACCGGGCACCCTGGAACGTGCGGCGACCCTGGCGCGCGACTGGTTCCTCGAGCACCTCGTCAACAGGCCCTAA
- a CDS encoding AMP-dependent synthetase/ligase translates to MNTALASLERPDFSKIESRPASVARMFLDRVAATPHAEAFRYPHDHGWESVTWEQVGERVHHLAAGLISLGIAAEDRVALASSTRYEWVLTDFAVMCAGAATTTVYPTTIAPDVAYIVANSGSRIVVAEDQKQVDKLLAHRAELPAVSKVVIIDGNGDGDWVITLADLEQLGKQLLADSPSAVEERVAAVGPDQLASLIYTSGTTGRPKGVRLTHGAWTYTAAAIDALNVLGPDDLNFLWLPLAHAFGKVMLALPLSIGFTTAIDGRVEKIVDNLAVLHPTVMGAAPRIFEKAHARIEQMVAEQSRFKRTVFGWSMRVGLRVSAARQAGRKPSRAAALAYKLADRLVFSTIRERFGGRIRFFVSAAAALDRNVAQWFDAIGITVLEGYGLTETAAASFINRPHAYRFGTVGWPFPATEVKIAGDGEILLRGPGLMTSYHDLPDATTEALDQDGWFHTGDIGEVDADGYLRITDRKKDMFKTSQGKYVAPSAIEVRFKGLCPYVGELIVIGEAKPYCVALVSLDREAITDWAAKHGLAGRSFAEIAGDDRTRTLIAGYIDMLNSELNRWEQIKKFTILDRELSIESGDLTPSMKLRRKVVVDKSADQIAALYQD, encoded by the coding sequence ATGAATACCGCACTCGCCTCACTGGAGAGGCCCGATTTCTCCAAGATCGAGAGCCGGCCGGCGTCGGTGGCGAGGATGTTCCTCGACCGGGTGGCCGCCACGCCCCACGCGGAGGCCTTCCGCTATCCACACGATCACGGCTGGGAGAGCGTCACCTGGGAGCAGGTCGGTGAGCGCGTGCACCACCTCGCCGCGGGGCTGATCTCGCTCGGGATTGCCGCCGAGGACCGGGTCGCACTTGCCAGCTCGACCCGATACGAGTGGGTGCTCACCGACTTCGCGGTGATGTGTGCCGGCGCCGCAACCACCACCGTCTACCCGACGACCATCGCCCCCGACGTCGCCTACATCGTCGCCAATTCCGGCAGCCGGATCGTGGTCGCCGAGGACCAAAAGCAGGTCGACAAGTTGCTCGCGCACCGCGCCGAACTGCCTGCGGTGAGCAAGGTCGTGATCATCGACGGCAACGGTGACGGGGACTGGGTGATCACCCTGGCCGACCTGGAGCAGCTGGGTAAGCAACTGCTGGCCGACTCCCCCAGCGCCGTCGAGGAGCGGGTGGCAGCCGTCGGTCCCGACCAGCTTGCCAGCCTGATCTACACCTCGGGCACCACCGGGCGGCCTAAGGGGGTGCGGCTGACCCACGGGGCCTGGACGTACACCGCCGCGGCCATCGACGCCCTCAACGTGCTCGGCCCCGACGACCTGAACTTCCTGTGGCTGCCGCTGGCCCACGCCTTCGGCAAAGTGATGCTGGCGCTGCCGCTGTCGATCGGGTTCACCACCGCCATCGACGGGCGCGTCGAAAAGATCGTCGACAATCTCGCCGTGCTGCATCCCACCGTCATGGGGGCCGCACCCCGGATCTTCGAAAAAGCCCATGCCCGCATCGAGCAGATGGTCGCCGAGCAAAGCCGGTTCAAGAGAACGGTTTTCGGCTGGTCGATGAGGGTCGGGTTGAGGGTGTCGGCGGCCAGGCAAGCGGGCCGGAAACCGTCGCGGGCCGCGGCACTGGCATACAAACTGGCCGACCGGCTGGTGTTCTCGACCATCCGCGAGCGTTTCGGCGGCCGGATCCGGTTTTTCGTGTCCGCCGCCGCCGCCCTGGACCGCAATGTCGCGCAGTGGTTCGACGCGATCGGCATCACCGTCCTCGAGGGGTACGGGCTGACCGAGACCGCTGCGGCGTCGTTCATCAACCGCCCGCACGCGTATCGGTTCGGCACGGTGGGCTGGCCGTTCCCCGCCACCGAGGTCAAGATCGCCGGCGACGGCGAAATCCTGCTCAGGGGGCCCGGTTTGATGACCTCGTACCACGATTTGCCCGACGCCACCACCGAGGCACTCGACCAGGACGGGTGGTTCCACACCGGCGACATCGGTGAGGTCGACGCCGACGGCTACTTGCGGATCACCGACCGCAAGAAGGACATGTTCAAGACCTCCCAGGGCAAATATGTGGCACCTTCGGCGATCGAGGTGCGGTTCAAGGGTCTGTGCCCGTATGTGGGCGAACTCATCGTCATCGGCGAAGCCAAGCCCTACTGCGTGGCACTGGTCAGCCTGGACCGCGAGGCGATCACCGACTGGGCGGCCAAACATGGTTTGGCCGGCCGATCATTCGCCGAAATCGCCGGCGACGACCGAACGCGCACGCTGATAGCGGGATACATCGACATGCTCAACTCGGAACTGAATCGCTGGGAGCAGATCAAGAAATTCACCATCCTTGATCGCGAGCTCTCCATCGAATCCGGCGACCTGACGCCGAGCATGAAGCTGCGTCGCAAGGTGGTCGTCGACAAGTCCGCCGACCAGATAGCGGCTCTGTACCAAGACTGA
- a CDS encoding lyase family protein, which translates to MTNLLWPGDQRAGDYLSDESLLRSMVAVESAWLGALADAGLAPIDRAGADLRHLVGEHDCELLAVTAEDGGNPVIGLVSLLRDRALPVVAPWIHRGLTSQDVLDTSLMLGMRSVADHVITQLAQQITTLSALAGAHRGTPMVARTLTQHAAPTTFGAKAAVWLNGVVDAYLRLGALVTPAQFGGAVGTWSATTELASLLTATAEPAELAERVIRSATTTLGLRVRLPWHTTRTPVTAAADALVGCTDCWGRIAADVITMVRPEIAELGEPAGGPRGGSSSMPHKRNPVLSILIRRAAVAAPHLAATLHTAAALANDERPDGSWHVEWDTLRTLARRTVVAGSQCGELLAGLDVHTSRMVQNLSAADVLGEQRAIADLAGTEASPTYLGAVDRLIDQSLQRAERALGGGS; encoded by the coding sequence ATGACCAACCTGTTGTGGCCCGGCGACCAGCGGGCCGGCGACTACCTGAGCGACGAGTCGCTGCTGCGGTCGATGGTGGCGGTGGAATCCGCCTGGCTGGGGGCACTGGCCGACGCCGGACTGGCGCCCATCGACCGGGCCGGGGCGGACCTGCGGCACCTGGTGGGCGAGCACGACTGCGAGCTGCTCGCGGTCACCGCCGAAGACGGCGGGAACCCGGTCATCGGGTTGGTGTCGCTGCTGCGAGATCGCGCGCTGCCGGTCGTTGCGCCGTGGATCCACCGCGGACTGACCAGCCAGGACGTCCTCGACACCAGCCTGATGCTGGGAATGCGTTCCGTCGCCGACCACGTGATAACGCAATTGGCGCAACAGATTACGACGCTGTCGGCGCTGGCCGGGGCGCATCGGGGCACACCGATGGTGGCCCGCACCCTGACCCAGCACGCGGCGCCCACCACGTTCGGGGCCAAGGCCGCGGTCTGGCTCAACGGCGTCGTGGACGCCTATCTGCGGCTCGGTGCACTGGTCACCCCGGCTCAGTTCGGCGGCGCTGTCGGAACCTGGTCGGCAACGACCGAATTGGCCTCTCTGCTCACGGCCACGGCGGAGCCGGCAGAATTGGCAGAGCGTGTGATACGCAGTGCCACAACCACTTTGGGGCTTCGGGTGCGGCTACCGTGGCACACCACGCGGACGCCGGTCACCGCCGCCGCTGACGCTCTGGTCGGGTGCACCGACTGCTGGGGCCGGATCGCCGCCGACGTCATCACGATGGTTCGTCCCGAGATCGCCGAACTGGGCGAACCGGCGGGTGGACCGCGCGGCGGATCGTCGTCGATGCCGCACAAACGTAATCCGGTGCTGTCCATCCTGATCCGCCGGGCCGCCGTGGCCGCGCCGCATTTGGCCGCGACCCTGCACACCGCCGCGGCACTGGCCAACGACGAACGTCCCGATGGCTCTTGGCATGTCGAATGGGACACCCTACGGACCCTGGCCCGGCGTACCGTGGTCGCGGGCTCCCAATGCGGCGAACTGCTGGCCGGACTCGACGTGCACACCTCCCGGATGGTTCAAAACCTCAGTGCGGCAGATGTTCTGGGGGAGCAGCGGGCGATCGCCGACTTGGCCGGAACGGAAGCTTCGCCTACCTACCTCGGAGCCGTCGACCGGCTGATCGACCAGAGCCTGCAGCGGGCCGAGCGTGCGTTGGGCGGTGGTTCGTGA
- a CDS encoding flavodoxin family protein translates to MKSLIVCVSTSHGNTRRVADRMAEVLHAQVVEPEQVDPHTLGDYDLVGFGSGIYYMAVHPRLRRFLRRLPQVDGVAAFTFFTSGAREIPLTSYHKPMGKQLAAKGFEVIGLFSCRGLDTVGPFGYIGGINKGRPDHHDLDRAAAFAERIRERVAGSRAAS, encoded by the coding sequence ATGAAATCGCTCATCGTGTGCGTGTCGACGTCGCACGGCAACACCCGCCGCGTCGCCGACCGGATGGCTGAGGTGCTGCACGCGCAGGTAGTCGAACCCGAGCAAGTCGATCCGCACACACTCGGCGACTACGACCTTGTCGGCTTCGGATCAGGCATCTACTACATGGCGGTGCACCCGAGGTTACGGAGATTCTTGCGTCGCCTGCCGCAGGTCGACGGCGTTGCGGCGTTCACCTTCTTCACCAGCGGTGCCCGCGAGATCCCGCTGACGAGCTATCACAAGCCGATGGGAAAACAGCTTGCTGCCAAGGGTTTTGAGGTGATCGGATTGTTCTCCTGCCGGGGCCTGGACACCGTGGGGCCGTTCGGGTACATCGGCGGGATCAACAAGGGCCGGCCAGACCACCACGACCTGGATCGGGCCGCGGCCTTCGCGGAACGGATTCGCGAACGGGTCGCGGGGTCCAGAGCGGCGTCCTGA
- a CDS encoding GNAT family N-acetyltransferase produces the protein MNPVRPQDLAAVEMFADIATEQLTALADHLKPLHSVAGEVLMRQGDRAESFAIITDGRVEVRHVDRDGQISVTELSPGLIVGEIALLRHTMRTATVIAKDDVCGYLGYNDAFEAMLAIPAVAERMVRTARQRLAAYAAPIPVSVEDHPDLLLRPVLPGDAERSQSSGTFSRETLYRRFMSSYQLNDARLAYLFEVDYVDHFVWVMTDGADGPVVAVGRFVRDKDDPGLAEVAVTVGDAYQRRGIGTMLLTALAIAARTDGIDRFWAQVLADNEAVHALVRKLHPCWEREDPGVVTTTLQIPALRDLPLDEVLRKQILNVAYQVIHAFD, from the coding sequence GTGAACCCGGTCCGGCCGCAGGATCTGGCAGCGGTGGAGATGTTCGCCGACATCGCGACGGAGCAGCTCACAGCGTTGGCTGACCACCTGAAGCCGCTGCATTCGGTGGCGGGCGAGGTTTTGATGCGCCAGGGTGACCGGGCGGAATCGTTTGCCATCATCACCGACGGCCGGGTCGAGGTCAGGCACGTCGACCGGGACGGCCAGATATCGGTGACGGAGCTGTCGCCCGGGCTGATCGTCGGCGAAATCGCGTTGTTGCGGCACACGATGCGGACGGCGACGGTGATCGCCAAAGACGACGTGTGCGGTTACCTCGGATACAACGACGCCTTCGAGGCCATGTTGGCCATCCCCGCGGTCGCCGAGCGAATGGTCCGCACCGCGCGACAACGGTTGGCGGCCTACGCCGCTCCGATCCCGGTATCCGTCGAAGACCATCCTGATCTGCTGTTGCGCCCCGTCCTGCCCGGCGATGCCGAACGGTCCCAGAGCAGCGGGACGTTCTCCCGAGAAACCCTGTATCGGCGCTTCATGTCGTCATACCAGCTCAACGATGCGCGGCTGGCCTACCTGTTCGAGGTCGACTATGTCGATCATTTCGTCTGGGTCATGACCGATGGCGCCGACGGGCCGGTCGTCGCGGTCGGCCGGTTCGTTCGGGACAAGGACGACCCCGGCCTGGCCGAGGTCGCGGTTACCGTCGGCGACGCGTATCAGCGCCGGGGGATCGGGACGATGCTGCTGACCGCCCTGGCGATCGCGGCACGCACCGATGGCATCGACCGCTTCTGGGCCCAGGTGCTAGCCGACAACGAAGCCGTTCACGCGTTGGTGCGCAAGCTGCATCCCTGTTGGGAGCGGGAGGACCCCGGTGTGGTCACCACGACGCTGCAGATCCCAGCCCTCCGGGACCTACCCCTCGATGAGGTCCTGCGCAAGCAGATCCTGAATGTGGCCTACCAGGTGATCCACGCATTCGACTGA
- the pcaG gene encoding protocatechuate 3,4-dioxygenase subunit alpha — protein MAELACTPGQTVGPFFGIALSYPGDSQLVADEHPDAIGLHGTVYDGAGAGVPDALLELWQADGAGRIPRQAGSLRRAGAGLAEFTGFGRAATDADGHYRFTTVAPGSVDGRAPFFVIAVFARGLLHRLFTRAYLPSPDLDADRLLARVDPPRRATLLCAGDDASGRLGYRFDIHLQGPSETVFLTYRDDMR, from the coding sequence ATGGCTGAATTAGCGTGCACCCCAGGGCAAACCGTCGGGCCGTTCTTCGGCATCGCGTTGTCGTATCCGGGCGACAGCCAGCTGGTCGCCGACGAGCATCCCGACGCTATCGGCTTACACGGCACGGTTTACGACGGCGCCGGCGCCGGTGTTCCCGACGCCCTGCTCGAACTCTGGCAGGCCGACGGTGCCGGTCGCATTCCACGACAGGCCGGCTCGTTACGGCGCGCGGGTGCCGGGTTGGCTGAGTTCACCGGATTCGGGCGGGCCGCGACCGACGCGGACGGACATTACCGGTTCACCACCGTGGCGCCCGGCTCGGTCGACGGCCGGGCGCCATTTTTCGTGATCGCCGTCTTCGCCCGGGGCTTGTTGCACCGGCTGTTCACCCGCGCCTACCTGCCGTCGCCTGATCTGGACGCCGATCGGCTGTTGGCCCGAGTCGACCCACCACGGCGCGCCACGCTGCTGTGCGCCGGCGACGATGCTTCGGGCCGTCTCGGATACCGTTTCGACATCCACCTGCAGGGCCCGTCTGAAACCGTGTTCCTGACGTACCGAGATGACATGCGATGA